The following proteins come from a genomic window of Mauremys mutica isolate MM-2020 ecotype Southern chromosome 7, ASM2049712v1, whole genome shotgun sequence:
- the EEF1AKMT2 gene encoding EEF1A lysine methyltransferase 2 isoform X2, which translates to MSAGPLWDAAYESELQIFQESGDAGEIWFGEESMIRLIRWMEKQKIPLDSSVLDIGTGNGVLLVELAKCGYTNLTGIDYSPSAIQLSQNIIEKEGLSNIKLQVKDFLTPSAELSGFQICIDKGTFDAISLNPDNAAEKRKQYVKSLCTVLKMEGFFLITSCNWTKEELLNEFKEGFEILEELPTPKFCFGGRIGNSVTALVFQRKK; encoded by the exons TTGGGATGCTGCATATGAAAGTGAACTACAGATTTTTCAGGAGAGTGGAGATGCTGGGGAAATTTG GTTTGGAGAAGAAAGCATGATTCGTTTAATCAGATGGATGGAAAAACAAAAGATCCCTCTGGACAGCTCTGTGCTTGACATTGGAACTGGAAATGGTGTTTTACTTGTTGAATTG gcAAAATGTGGTTACACTAATCTCACTGGAATTGATTACTCTCCTTCTGCAATACAACTTTCTCAAAACATAATAGAGAAAGAAGGGCTGTCTAATATTAAATTGCAG GTAAAAGACTTCTTGACTCCATCAGCTGAGCTATCAGGATTTCAGATTTGTATTGACAAGGGAACCTTTGATGCCATAAGCCTTAATCCTGACAATGCAGCTGAGAAGAGGAAGCAGTATGTGAAATCCCTCTGCACGGTATTGAAAATGGAAGGCTTTTTCCTCATAACCTCTTGTAATTGGACCAAAGAGGAGCTGCTAAATGAGTTCAAGGAAG GATTTGAAATTCTGGAGGAGTTGCCAACACCCAAGTTCTGCTTTGGAGGGAGAATTGGAAACAGTGTAACAGCCTTGGTTttccaaagaaaaaaataa
- the EEF1AKMT2 gene encoding EEF1A lysine methyltransferase 2 isoform X3, protein MAGWDAAYESELQIFQESGDAGEIWFGEESMIRLIRWMEKQKIPLDSSVLDIGTGNGVLLVELAKCGYTNLTGIDYSPSAIQLSQNIIEKEGLSNIKLQVKDFLTPSAELSGFQICIDKGTFDAISLNPDNAAEKRKQYVKSLCTVLKMEGFFLITSCNWTKEELLNEFKEGFEILEELPTPKFCFGGRIGNSVTALVFQRKK, encoded by the exons TTGGGATGCTGCATATGAAAGTGAACTACAGATTTTTCAGGAGAGTGGAGATGCTGGGGAAATTTG GTTTGGAGAAGAAAGCATGATTCGTTTAATCAGATGGATGGAAAAACAAAAGATCCCTCTGGACAGCTCTGTGCTTGACATTGGAACTGGAAATGGTGTTTTACTTGTTGAATTG gcAAAATGTGGTTACACTAATCTCACTGGAATTGATTACTCTCCTTCTGCAATACAACTTTCTCAAAACATAATAGAGAAAGAAGGGCTGTCTAATATTAAATTGCAG GTAAAAGACTTCTTGACTCCATCAGCTGAGCTATCAGGATTTCAGATTTGTATTGACAAGGGAACCTTTGATGCCATAAGCCTTAATCCTGACAATGCAGCTGAGAAGAGGAAGCAGTATGTGAAATCCCTCTGCACGGTATTGAAAATGGAAGGCTTTTTCCTCATAACCTCTTGTAATTGGACCAAAGAGGAGCTGCTAAATGAGTTCAAGGAAG GATTTGAAATTCTGGAGGAGTTGCCAACACCCAAGTTCTGCTTTGGAGGGAGAATTGGAAACAGTGTAACAGCCTTGGTTttccaaagaaaaaaataa